One Chromobacterium paludis genomic window carries:
- a CDS encoding MarR family winged helix-turn-helix transcriptional regulator — protein sequence MLQLDSQLCFALYSASLAMNKVYRDSLKPLGITYPQYLVLLVLWEQDQRSVSDIGDRLFLDSATLTPLLKRMEAAGWVSRQRLASDERVVVVALTEAGRALRRQAEQIPVQLVCRSGLEIDEIARLRQSLCDLRDRLL from the coding sequence ATGCTGCAGTTGGACAGTCAGCTGTGTTTCGCCTTGTACTCCGCCTCTCTGGCGATGAACAAGGTTTACCGCGACAGCCTGAAGCCGCTGGGCATCACCTATCCGCAATATCTGGTATTGCTGGTGCTATGGGAACAGGACCAGCGCTCGGTATCAGATATTGGCGACAGGCTGTTTCTGGACTCCGCCACGCTGACGCCGTTGTTGAAGCGCATGGAGGCTGCCGGTTGGGTATCGCGGCAGCGGCTGGCCAGTGATGAGCGGGTCGTGGTGGTGGCGCTGACCGAAGCGGGGCGCGCCCTGCGCAGGCAAGCCGAACAGATTCCGGTGCAGCTGGTGTGCCGCAGCGGACTGGAGATAGACGAGATTGCGCGTTTGCGCCAGAGTCTGTGCGATCTGCGCGACCGCCTGCTGTAG
- a CDS encoding organic hydroperoxide resistance protein, with translation MNPLQKVLYTAEATATGGRDGRAESSDKALQVKLSTPRELGGLGGEGTNPEQLFAAGYSACFIGALKVAAQQAGVRLPAEVAVRGQVSIGPIAHGFGIAAKLAVSLPGLERETALKLIDSAHGICPYSNATRGNIEVELSLL, from the coding sequence ATGAATCCTCTGCAAAAAGTGCTGTACACCGCCGAAGCCACCGCCACGGGGGGCCGTGATGGACGGGCGGAGTCCAGCGATAAGGCGCTGCAAGTCAAATTGAGCACGCCGCGCGAATTGGGCGGGCTGGGCGGCGAGGGCACCAATCCGGAGCAGCTGTTCGCCGCGGGCTATTCCGCCTGTTTCATCGGCGCGCTGAAGGTAGCCGCACAGCAAGCCGGCGTTCGCTTGCCGGCCGAGGTGGCGGTGAGAGGGCAGGTTTCCATCGGGCCGATCGCCCATGGTTTCGGCATTGCCGCCAAGCTGGCGGTGTCGTTGCCGGGCTTGGAGCGCGAGACTGCCTTGAAGCTGATCGACAGCGCGCACGGCATCTGCCCGTATTCCAATGCCACGCGCGGCAATATCGAAGTGGAGCTGAGTCTGCTTTAA
- a CDS encoding sensor domain-containing diguanylate cyclase — protein MLSALAALSIASRTLLGAEQQFNSQLQQVTEQLKQRQLTNETVLDSYATFSALDHGGETRQKHPFVLQLLRRYPQIIALAHLERVPVSQQADYEQRLRREYGRAYRLHAFQGGEKPAPGQEAYFPLMFAEPQSTANLQLVGWDAWQQSQLRDALDETMNSGRTTLSRQLNVPQGQTAYALLRGIDTRQSGGVQDLLPKHFALLFIRADSLLPSDLNLPIGMELSIRHRDDPQPPPDGLALRLGADHASAMERLLFPKLEATQQLGGSNQPLILTLRWQQGWAQIGLFEWSVWLMLCLLLGIGLAAAGYSFVRSSNLRRQRENQLFHLANHDRLTGLANRNLFYDRLQHAISRVDRNGKRLALLFLDLDRFKPVNDTYGHVVGDRVLQLIAARIREVVRDEDTVARIGGDEFVILMEDVESNREADKVVERLKQAIHQPYQVDHHRVMVGVSIGTAYYPEDGLLIDELLAVADRKMYGNKQSPSRQSEAVN, from the coding sequence ATGCTCAGCGCGCTCGCCGCGTTGTCCATCGCCAGCCGCACCCTATTGGGCGCCGAGCAGCAATTCAACAGCCAGTTGCAGCAAGTGACCGAGCAGTTGAAACAGCGTCAGCTGACCAATGAAACCGTGCTCGACAGCTATGCCACCTTCAGCGCGCTGGACCATGGCGGCGAAACCCGGCAAAAACACCCCTTCGTGCTGCAATTGCTGCGCCGTTATCCGCAAATCATCGCCCTCGCCCACCTCGAACGCGTGCCGGTCAGCCAGCAGGCCGATTATGAACAGCGGCTGCGCCGCGAATATGGCCGCGCGTACCGGCTGCACGCCTTTCAGGGCGGGGAAAAGCCAGCTCCGGGCCAGGAGGCGTACTTCCCGCTGATGTTCGCCGAGCCGCAATCCACGGCTAATCTGCAATTGGTGGGCTGGGATGCATGGCAGCAATCCCAGCTGCGCGACGCGCTGGACGAAACGATGAACAGCGGCCGCACCACCCTGTCCCGCCAGTTGAACGTGCCTCAAGGCCAGACTGCCTATGCGCTGCTGCGCGGCATCGATACCCGCCAGTCCGGCGGCGTGCAGGACCTGCTGCCCAAGCACTTCGCCCTGCTGTTCATCCGGGCCGACTCCCTGCTGCCAAGCGATCTGAACTTGCCCATAGGCATGGAGCTAAGCATCCGTCACCGCGACGACCCGCAGCCGCCGCCAGACGGCTTGGCCCTGCGCCTCGGCGCGGATCACGCCAGCGCGATGGAGCGGCTGCTGTTCCCCAAGCTGGAGGCGACCCAGCAACTGGGCGGCAGCAACCAGCCGCTGATCCTGACCCTGCGTTGGCAGCAAGGTTGGGCGCAGATCGGCCTGTTCGAGTGGTCGGTCTGGCTGATGCTGTGCCTGCTGCTAGGCATCGGCCTCGCCGCTGCCGGCTACAGTTTCGTGCGCAGCAGCAATCTGCGCCGCCAGCGCGAAAACCAGTTGTTTCACCTGGCCAACCACGACAGACTCACCGGCCTGGCCAACCGCAACTTGTTCTATGACAGGCTACAGCACGCCATCAGCCGCGTGGACCGCAACGGCAAGCGCCTGGCCTTGCTGTTCCTGGACCTGGATCGCTTCAAGCCGGTCAACGACACTTACGGCCACGTGGTGGGGGACCGGGTGCTGCAGCTGATTGCCGCCCGCATCCGCGAAGTGGTGCGCGACGAAGATACCGTGGCGCGCATAGGCGGCGATGAATTCGTCATCCTGATGGAAGATGTCGAATCGAACCGCGAGGCGGACAAAGTGGTCGAGCGCTTGAAGCAGGCCATTCACCAGCCCTATCAGGTCGATCATCACCGCGTCATGGTGGGTGTCAGCATCGGCACTGCCTATTACCCCGAAGACGGCCTATTGATAGACGAGCTGCTGGCGGTAGCCGACCGCAAGATGTACGGCAACAAGCAATCGCCCAGCCGCCAGTCCGAAGCCGTGAATTGA
- a CDS encoding LytR/AlgR family response regulator transcription factor: MGDLSRLRVLVVDDELLARERLRQQLTDLGVLQVHCQGDGQAALDWLTRHPADVALLDICMPGQDGMALARQLRQLPQAPQLIFSTAHDEYAVEAFELNAADYLLKPVRRERLAEALRRALARVGARLEAPCFVVRQRGRLLHVPLSEARYLKAELKYVTLVTRDGEYLLDEPLVALEEQLGEAVLRIHRNCLVMREAVQELTLAGDEQWQIHLRDIDAPLAVSRRQIPALKRALAGSSVVRTIT; encoded by the coding sequence ATGGGTGATTTGAGCCGGCTACGCGTGCTGGTGGTGGACGACGAACTGCTGGCGCGGGAGAGGCTGCGCCAACAGCTGACGGACCTAGGCGTGTTGCAAGTGCACTGCCAGGGCGATGGCCAGGCGGCGCTGGACTGGCTGACGCGCCATCCCGCCGACGTGGCCTTGCTCGACATCTGCATGCCCGGGCAGGACGGCATGGCGCTGGCCCGCCAGCTGCGCCAGCTGCCGCAGGCGCCGCAGCTGATCTTCAGCACCGCCCATGATGAATACGCGGTGGAGGCTTTCGAGCTGAACGCCGCGGACTATCTGCTCAAACCGGTGCGGCGCGAACGGCTGGCCGAGGCGCTCAGGCGGGCGCTGGCCCGCGTCGGCGCCCGCCTGGAGGCGCCTTGCTTCGTGGTGCGCCAGCGAGGACGGCTGCTGCATGTGCCGCTCAGCGAGGCGCGCTACCTGAAGGCGGAGCTGAAATATGTCACCCTGGTCACCCGCGACGGCGAATACCTGCTGGACGAACCGTTGGTTGCCCTGGAAGAGCAGCTGGGCGAAGCCGTGTTGCGCATCCACCGCAACTGCCTGGTGATGCGCGAGGCCGTGCAGGAACTGACCCTGGCCGGCGACGAGCAATGGCAGATCCACCTGCGCGACATAGACGCGCCGCTGGCCGTCAGCCGGCGCCAGATCCCCGCGCTCAAGCGCGCGCTGGCCGGTTCCAGCGTGGTACGTACTATTACTTAA
- a CDS encoding response regulator: MSDSPSSPPPAAEAPRQSRAAPQRNYDNPYAKRLFLIIDSLPQMQRALAMTLSSFGANSVEYASKPSDALAKMAKFEFDVVLCDYDLGNGYDGLYLFEEIKARNLLKQSCVFMIVTGERRSQRVISAAELAPDDYLLKPFTGEVLRARLERAMRKREAFRPVDENILRHEYLSAIDTCKRKIEQNDEFAYDFMRLKASLALKIQDFDTARDAYMQVLRVKPATWAKMGLAKALAGLKSFEEARLLFEAVLADNNQLMEAYDWLAKLYRANGDLKRAQQMLRQAADKSPVVFARQQQLAEVAMLNKDLATAETAYQQTLDIAKYTWHRSPTHYATLARIQLARGDTATAGRTLGNLRHDYRYNEEAEWLAGVVDSQLQAKNGNPDKAAELLDAADERFRQLSSKLGQDAQLEYARACYQQGREDRGDAVMEFLIRNHHDDEDMLARFGDMFEEIGLGAQGHQLIANNVKSVAELNNQAVHLAQSGEFEAAIERFIKALEEMPQNVQIMLNLVSSVLAYVSQNGWHESHMRRAYELLGKARELAPTNNKFQKILQSWRLLVNKMDKPQWVI; encoded by the coding sequence ATGAGCGACTCCCCTTCCAGCCCCCCGCCCGCTGCCGAAGCGCCGCGCCAATCGCGCGCCGCGCCGCAGCGCAACTACGACAATCCCTACGCCAAGCGGCTGTTCCTGATCATTGACAGCCTGCCGCAAATGCAGCGCGCGCTGGCGATGACGCTGTCGTCGTTCGGCGCCAATTCCGTCGAGTACGCCAGCAAACCCAGCGACGCGCTGGCCAAGATGGCCAAATTCGAATTCGACGTGGTGCTGTGCGACTACGATCTGGGCAATGGCTACGACGGCCTCTACCTGTTTGAGGAAATCAAGGCGCGCAATCTGCTGAAACAGTCCTGCGTGTTCATGATCGTCACCGGCGAACGCCGTTCTCAAAGAGTGATTTCCGCCGCGGAACTGGCGCCGGACGACTATCTGCTCAAGCCCTTCACCGGCGAAGTGCTGCGCGCGCGGCTGGAGCGCGCCATGCGCAAGCGCGAAGCGTTCCGCCCGGTGGACGAGAACATCCTGCGCCACGAATACCTGAGCGCCATCGATACCTGCAAGCGCAAGATTGAGCAAAACGATGAATTCGCCTACGACTTCATGCGGCTCAAGGCCTCTCTGGCGCTGAAAATCCAGGACTTCGACACCGCCCGCGACGCCTATATGCAGGTGTTGCGCGTCAAGCCCGCCACCTGGGCCAAGATGGGCCTGGCCAAAGCCTTGGCCGGACTCAAATCGTTTGAGGAAGCCCGGCTGCTGTTCGAAGCGGTGCTGGCCGACAACAATCAGCTCATGGAAGCCTATGACTGGCTGGCCAAGCTGTACCGCGCCAACGGCGACCTCAAGCGCGCCCAGCAGATGCTGCGACAGGCAGCGGACAAGTCGCCCGTGGTGTTCGCCCGCCAGCAACAGCTGGCCGAGGTGGCCATGCTGAACAAAGACTTGGCCACGGCCGAGACGGCCTACCAGCAAACGCTGGACATCGCCAAGTACACCTGGCACCGCAGCCCCACCCACTACGCCACGCTGGCGCGCATCCAGCTGGCGCGCGGCGATACCGCCACCGCCGGCCGCACCCTGGGCAATCTGCGCCACGACTACCGCTACAACGAAGAGGCGGAATGGCTGGCCGGCGTGGTGGATAGCCAGCTGCAAGCCAAAAACGGCAATCCCGACAAGGCGGCCGAACTGCTGGACGCCGCCGACGAGCGCTTCCGCCAACTCTCGTCCAAGCTGGGACAGGATGCCCAGTTGGAGTACGCGCGCGCCTGCTACCAGCAAGGCCGCGAGGATCGCGGCGATGCGGTGATGGAGTTCCTGATCCGCAATCACCACGACGACGAGGACATGCTGGCCCGCTTCGGCGACATGTTCGAGGAAATCGGCCTGGGCGCGCAGGGCCACCAGCTGATTGCCAACAACGTCAAATCCGTGGCCGAACTGAACAACCAGGCGGTGCACCTGGCGCAATCGGGCGAATTCGAGGCGGCGATCGAGCGCTTCATCAAGGCGCTGGAGGAAATGCCGCAGAACGTGCAGATCATGCTGAACCTAGTCAGCTCCGTGCTGGCCTACGTCAGCCAGAACGGCTGGCACGAAAGCCATATGCGGCGCGCCTACGAGCTATTGGGCAAAGCGCGCGAGCTGGCCCCGACCAACAACAAGTTCCAGAAGATCCTGCAGTCCTGGCGGCTGCTGGTCAACAAGATGGACAAACCGCAATGGGTGATTTGA
- a CDS encoding UvrD-helicase domain-containing protein, which produces MSDLLAGLNPEQLRAVTWPAKSALVLAGAGSGKTRVLTTRIAWLLSTAQTSPAGILAVTFTNKAAREMQTRLSALVPVNVRNMWIGTFHGLCNRFLRIHYRDAGLPQTFQILDSADQQAAIKRLLKSLELSDEKYPPRAVQSFINGNKEAGLRAESLPPALNPYEAKLVELYAAYDAQCRREGVVDFAELLLRSYELLSRNEALRAHYSSRFSHILVDEFQDTNRLQYAWLKLLAGEHGALFAVGDDDQSIYAFRGAEVGNMRALLSDFHVAEPVRLEQNYRSVGNILNAANALIEQNDGRLGKNLWTDAGEGEKIRFFQAGSDGEEAEFIIDEVKSLHRDGLALSDIAVLYRSNAQSRLLEHVLVNAQIPYRIYGGLRFFERQEIKHALAYLRLVANPDDDNALLRVINVPTRGIGARSVENLQAAGREQGISLWQAACGAGSGRTAAKIGEFVLLIERLREQSRDFSLAETISLVIDRSGLRDMYEQDKKDGEERLANLDELVNAAASFLPDQPEQALTEFLSAASLEAGEHQADAGSDALQLMTVHAAKGLEFDAVFVSGLEEGLFPHENSIMDGKGLQEERRLMYVAITRARKRLYLSSAQSRMLHGQSRYPIPSRFIDEIPAELIHALSATVKAPVAAWQARPAAAAPRRQAQNAYGLSIGQAVSHAKFGLGVVIDAEGNGEDVRLQINFAEHGVKWLDLRYAKLTPA; this is translated from the coding sequence ATGAGCGATCTGTTAGCCGGCCTCAATCCCGAACAACTGCGCGCCGTCACCTGGCCCGCCAAGAGCGCGCTGGTGCTGGCCGGCGCCGGCAGCGGCAAGACCCGGGTGCTGACCACCCGCATCGCCTGGCTGTTGTCCACCGCTCAGACCTCGCCGGCCGGCATCCTGGCGGTGACCTTCACCAACAAGGCCGCGCGCGAGATGCAGACCCGGCTGTCCGCTCTGGTGCCGGTCAATGTCCGCAATATGTGGATCGGCACCTTCCACGGCCTGTGCAACCGCTTCCTGCGCATCCACTACCGCGACGCCGGCCTGCCGCAAACCTTCCAGATCCTGGACTCCGCCGACCAGCAGGCCGCGATCAAGCGCCTGCTGAAAAGCCTGGAGCTGTCGGACGAGAAATACCCGCCGCGCGCGGTGCAAAGCTTCATCAACGGCAATAAGGAGGCCGGCCTGCGCGCCGAGTCGCTGCCGCCGGCGCTGAACCCGTACGAAGCCAAGCTGGTGGAGCTGTACGCCGCCTACGACGCCCAGTGCCGGCGCGAAGGCGTGGTGGACTTCGCCGAACTGCTGCTCAGAAGCTACGAGCTGTTGTCCCGCAACGAGGCGCTGCGCGCCCATTACAGCAGCCGCTTCAGCCATATCCTGGTGGACGAGTTCCAGGACACCAACCGCCTGCAGTACGCCTGGCTCAAGCTGCTGGCCGGCGAGCACGGCGCGCTGTTCGCCGTGGGCGACGACGACCAGAGCATCTACGCCTTCCGCGGCGCGGAAGTCGGCAATATGCGCGCGCTGCTGTCCGACTTCCACGTGGCCGAACCGGTGCGACTGGAGCAGAACTACCGCTCCGTGGGCAATATCCTGAACGCCGCCAATGCGCTGATCGAACAGAACGACGGCCGCCTGGGCAAGAACCTGTGGACCGATGCCGGCGAGGGCGAAAAAATCCGCTTCTTCCAGGCCGGCAGCGACGGCGAGGAGGCAGAGTTCATCATCGACGAGGTCAAGAGCCTGCACCGCGACGGCCTGGCGCTGTCCGACATCGCCGTGCTCTACCGTTCCAACGCCCAGTCGCGGCTGCTGGAGCATGTGCTGGTCAACGCCCAGATTCCCTACCGCATCTATGGCGGCCTGCGCTTCTTCGAACGCCAGGAAATCAAGCACGCGCTGGCGTATCTGCGCCTGGTGGCCAACCCGGACGACGATAACGCGCTGCTGCGCGTGATCAACGTGCCGACGCGCGGCATAGGCGCGCGCAGCGTGGAAAACCTGCAGGCCGCCGGCCGCGAGCAGGGCATCTCGCTGTGGCAGGCCGCCTGCGGGGCCGGCAGCGGCCGCACCGCCGCCAAGATCGGCGAGTTCGTGCTGTTGATCGAGCGTCTGCGCGAGCAGAGCCGCGACTTCAGCCTGGCCGAAACCATCAGCCTGGTCATAGACCGCAGCGGCCTGCGCGACATGTACGAGCAGGACAAGAAAGACGGCGAGGAGCGGCTGGCCAACCTGGACGAGCTGGTCAACGCCGCCGCCAGCTTCCTGCCCGACCAGCCCGAGCAGGCGCTGACCGAATTCCTGTCCGCCGCCAGCCTGGAAGCCGGCGAGCACCAGGCCGACGCCGGCAGCGACGCCTTGCAGCTGATGACGGTGCACGCGGCCAAGGGCCTGGAGTTCGACGCCGTCTTCGTCAGCGGCCTGGAAGAAGGCCTGTTCCCGCACGAAAACAGCATCATGGACGGCAAGGGCCTGCAGGAAGAGCGGCGGCTGATGTACGTGGCCATCACCCGCGCGCGCAAGCGGCTGTATCTGTCCAGCGCGCAAAGCCGCATGCTGCACGGCCAGAGCCGCTATCCCATCCCGTCGCGCTTCATTGACGAGATTCCGGCCGAACTGATCCATGCGCTGTCTGCTACAGTGAAAGCACCCGTTGCAGCCTGGCAGGCCCGCCCGGCGGCAGCCGCGCCGCGCCGCCAAGCGCAAAACGCCTACGGCCTGTCCATCGGCCAAGCCGTTAGCCACGCCAAATTCGGACTGGGCGTCGTGATCGATGCCGAAGGCAACGGCGAAGACGTGCGCTTGCAGATCAATTTCGCCGAACATGGCGTAAAGTGGCTGGATCTGCGCTACGCCAAGCTGACGCCGGCCTGA
- a CDS encoding substrate-binding periplasmic protein, which produces MAIQNNKWWFSTLLLLALSASAAPLRIGVSDSDGPPLAVISEDGNTLNGGLTRDLGALLAAELEMKPEFVILARKRVEPAIESGKVDIVCNANPDWYGNSARLGWSHVIYPLTERVLSPKGLPPIRKFDDLAGKRIGIQHGYHYPELEYLWASNRSSKDTEARFDLLFKSLEKRLSDVAIVTEIIYVWWAHEHTREAASFKLHPLVVSSMPTMCALSPKSPIKLEQLNRAVDKLQKNGKLKTMLTHYLSQE; this is translated from the coding sequence ATGGCCATACAGAATAATAAGTGGTGGTTTTCCACTTTGCTGCTGCTCGCGCTCAGCGCGTCCGCCGCTCCGCTGCGGATCGGCGTGTCCGACAGCGACGGCCCGCCCCTCGCGGTGATCTCAGAAGACGGCAACACGCTGAACGGCGGCTTGACGCGCGACCTGGGCGCGCTGCTGGCGGCAGAACTGGAAATGAAGCCCGAGTTTGTCATACTGGCGCGCAAAAGAGTGGAGCCTGCCATCGAAAGCGGCAAAGTGGATATCGTCTGCAACGCCAATCCCGACTGGTACGGCAACTCTGCCCGCCTGGGCTGGAGCCACGTGATCTACCCCTTGACCGAGCGCGTGCTGTCGCCCAAAGGCCTGCCCCCCATCCGCAAGTTCGACGATCTGGCCGGCAAGCGCATCGGCATCCAGCACGGCTACCACTATCCGGAGCTGGAATACCTGTGGGCCAGCAACCGCAGCAGCAAGGATACCGAGGCCCGTTTCGACCTGCTGTTCAAATCGCTGGAAAAGCGCCTGAGCGACGTCGCCATCGTCACCGAGATCATTTACGTCTGGTGGGCGCATGAACACACGCGGGAAGCCGCCAGCTTCAAGCTGCACCCGCTGGTGGTATCGTCCATGCCCACCATGTGCGCCTTGTCGCCCAAATCGCCGATCAAGCTGGAGCAGCTGAATCGCGCCGTGGACAAACTGCAGAAGAACGGCAAGCTCAAGACCATGCTGACGCATTACCTGTCGCAGGAGTAA